A region from the Desulfoglaeba alkanexedens ALDC genome encodes:
- the iorA gene encoding indolepyruvate ferredoxin oxidoreductase subunit alpha, with translation MQSLLRAKSDGKQFLLGNEAIVRGALEANVRFVAAYPGTPSSEIIDRFFEIGEASGVYVEYSVNEKVSVETACAAAISGLRSLCSMKHVGLNVAADAFMTLAYVGVKAGMVIVSADDPSLHSSQNEQDNRYYAKMANVPMLEPATPQEAKDMTAAGLELSERHRIPCLLRTTTRVNHCRGVVSLGDLPSVVPKAEFVKDPFNLVVVPMVGRKLRLALLRKLAELQEASENSPFNRVAGTGKWGIVTSGVASLYARDAVKELGIESRVSILKLGFTNPLPRRRIQGFLKGMEKVLVVEELEPFLEEAVRGIAQEAGISAVIAGKGDHLIPRAFELDTAKVKRAVSGFFGVPYQPPTLLEVPDLPARPPNLCPGCPHRATYYSVKKVFGEDAVYPTDIGCYTLGLLPPLNMADFLICMGSSISTAGGFSKVLDRPVVAFIGDSTFFHGGIPGLVNAVTHRHNLLLVILDNGTTAMTGHQPHPGVEITAEGVKEPAVKLEDVVRGCGVQRVRVVNPLQVKKTEEVLKELREAMKEGGVSVLISKSPCPLFERRMLKKKQKVVFQVVESCNLCKECLTSFGCPAFVWEKGSDREERVRINEALCNGCGVCSQLCSSIKPKRIEA, from the coding sequence ATGCAGTCTCTACTGAGAGCGAAAAGCGACGGGAAGCAGTTCTTGTTGGGAAACGAGGCTATCGTGCGCGGCGCCCTGGAAGCGAATGTGCGATTCGTGGCCGCCTATCCCGGTACTCCGTCCTCGGAAATCATCGATCGCTTCTTCGAGATCGGCGAAGCATCGGGTGTTTACGTGGAGTATTCGGTCAACGAAAAGGTGTCGGTGGAGACCGCCTGCGCGGCTGCTATATCCGGCCTGCGGAGCCTCTGTTCCATGAAGCACGTGGGGCTGAACGTCGCGGCGGACGCCTTCATGACCCTGGCCTACGTGGGGGTGAAGGCCGGAATGGTCATCGTCAGTGCCGACGATCCGTCGCTCCATTCCAGCCAGAACGAACAGGACAACCGTTACTACGCCAAGATGGCCAACGTGCCCATGCTGGAGCCGGCCACGCCTCAGGAGGCCAAGGACATGACGGCGGCCGGCTTGGAGCTGTCCGAGCGTCATCGGATTCCTTGCCTGCTTCGGACCACCACACGAGTGAATCACTGCCGAGGCGTGGTGTCGCTCGGCGACCTGCCTTCCGTGGTCCCCAAAGCGGAATTTGTGAAGGATCCGTTCAACCTGGTGGTGGTCCCCATGGTGGGCCGCAAGCTGAGGCTGGCTCTTCTTAGGAAACTGGCGGAACTCCAGGAGGCGTCGGAAAACAGCCCCTTCAACCGAGTGGCGGGGACAGGGAAATGGGGGATCGTGACCAGCGGTGTGGCGTCGCTTTATGCTCGGGACGCCGTCAAGGAGCTGGGCATCGAGAGTCGGGTGTCCATCCTGAAGCTGGGCTTTACGAATCCGCTGCCGCGAAGACGGATCCAAGGTTTTCTTAAAGGGATGGAAAAGGTGTTGGTGGTTGAAGAGTTGGAGCCGTTCCTGGAAGAAGCGGTCAGGGGCATCGCCCAGGAAGCGGGGATCAGCGCCGTCATCGCCGGCAAGGGGGACCACCTGATTCCGCGGGCTTTCGAACTGGACACCGCAAAGGTGAAACGGGCGGTGAGCGGCTTCTTCGGCGTTCCCTATCAGCCGCCGACCCTCCTCGAGGTCCCCGATCTTCCGGCTCGACCGCCCAACCTCTGTCCGGGATGTCCTCACCGGGCCACCTACTATTCGGTGAAAAAGGTCTTCGGCGAAGACGCCGTGTACCCCACCGACATCGGCTGCTACACTCTGGGGCTTCTCCCGCCACTCAACATGGCGGATTTCCTCATCTGTATGGGATCCAGCATTTCAACGGCCGGAGGGTTCAGCAAGGTTCTCGACCGGCCGGTGGTGGCCTTCATCGGGGATTCCACTTTCTTTCACGGTGGGATTCCCGGGCTTGTCAACGCCGTGACCCATCGCCACAATCTGCTCTTGGTGATCCTGGATAACGGCACCACGGCCATGACGGGGCACCAGCCCCATCCGGGCGTGGAAATTACCGCGGAAGGGGTGAAGGAGCCGGCCGTCAAGCTGGAAGACGTGGTGCGGGGCTGCGGCGTTCAGCGGGTCCGTGTTGTGAATCCGCTTCAGGTGAAAAAGACCGAGGAGGTGCTGAAAGAGCTGCGCGAAGCCATGAAGGAGGGCGGTGTCTCGGTCCTCATCTCCAAGAGTCCCTGCCCGCTGTTCGAACGACGGATGCTCAAGAAGAAGCAAAAGGTCGTCTTCCAGGTTGTCGAAAGCTGCAATCTCTGTAAAGAATGCCTGACGTCCTTCGGCTGTCCCGCCTTCGTGTGGGAAAAGGGAAGCGACCGGGAAGAACGCGTGCGCATCAACGAAGCCCTGTGCAACGGGTGCGGGGTCTGTTCCCAGCTGTGCTCTTCCATCAAACCCAAACGGATTGAGGCTTAA
- a CDS encoding dihydroorotate dehydrogenase electron transfer subunit, with product MGKYQEEALILANEGVADTTWRLVLECPRIAAEARPGQFVMLQIREGTDPLLRRPFSFHRIHPERAVFEILYRVVGRGTWWLSQTRQGSRVSVVGPLGNAFRPPDRPGPVAVVGGGIGVAPLYELLHQLAKPSAFFGGAVDIHFFYGTRTAAEMLPESTFSELNLPVHRSTDDGTAGFCGTVVDLFRRVLEKDRWRPAVIYACGSLPMQFAVAQWALSRGTPAQLSLESLMACGLGACLGCALPAPDPKAPNADRYVHVCKDGPIFEAGSIRWNKMQPPPVTPPTFVCV from the coding sequence ATGGGAAAATACCAGGAAGAAGCCCTGATTCTCGCCAACGAAGGAGTCGCCGACACCACCTGGCGGCTTGTATTGGAATGCCCGCGGATCGCGGCGGAAGCCCGGCCGGGCCAGTTCGTGATGCTCCAAATCAGGGAAGGCACAGACCCGCTGCTCCGCCGCCCCTTTTCCTTCCATCGCATCCATCCCGAACGCGCGGTCTTTGAAATCCTCTACCGCGTGGTGGGCCGCGGCACCTGGTGGCTTTCCCAGACGCGGCAAGGATCGCGCGTGAGCGTCGTGGGTCCGCTTGGAAACGCCTTCCGGCCGCCGGACCGTCCCGGACCGGTGGCCGTAGTCGGAGGCGGAATCGGAGTAGCCCCGCTTTACGAACTCCTGCATCAGCTGGCGAAACCGAGCGCCTTCTTCGGGGGCGCGGTCGACATCCACTTCTTCTACGGCACCCGAACCGCCGCCGAAATGCTTCCGGAAAGCACTTTTTCGGAACTCAACCTCCCCGTTCATCGAAGCACCGACGACGGAACCGCGGGTTTCTGCGGCACCGTGGTCGACCTCTTCCGCCGCGTTTTGGAAAAAGACCGCTGGCGGCCGGCCGTGATCTATGCCTGCGGAAGCCTCCCCATGCAATTCGCGGTGGCACAGTGGGCGCTCTCCCGAGGAACTCCGGCCCAACTGTCCTTGGAATCTCTCATGGCCTGCGGCCTGGGCGCCTGCCTCGGTTGCGCGCTTCCCGCGCCCGATCCGAAGGCTCCGAACGCCGACCGTTATGTCCATGTGTGCAAAGACGGACCCATCTTCGAGGCAGGATCGATTCGATGGAACAAGATGCAGCCGCCGCCGGTCACGCCACCGACCTTCGTGTGCGTCTAG
- a CDS encoding indolepyruvate oxidoreductase subunit beta, with translation MTRTEKRTVDGMRIFFTGVGGQGTLLATQITGEAALQEGLPVSMSEIHGMAQRGGVVESSIVVGDLWSPTISDGDADVMVAFEPLEGLRALPKCHAGTIALVNKTPIVPFTVAVGQGIYPPVEEIVQSIARVLERVVTLDATAMAREAGNEKATNIVMIGVLAGLALLPVSRDSWIRAIKSVLPSRLHDLNLKAFEQGFREGTAAAKAA, from the coding sequence ATGACCCGAACGGAAAAGCGGACTGTGGACGGCATGCGAATTTTCTTTACCGGGGTCGGGGGACAGGGCACGCTGCTGGCGACCCAGATCACCGGTGAAGCGGCCCTGCAGGAAGGACTGCCCGTTTCCATGAGCGAAATCCACGGCATGGCCCAGCGGGGCGGGGTGGTCGAATCTTCCATCGTGGTGGGGGATCTCTGGAGCCCGACCATTTCGGATGGTGATGCCGACGTGATGGTCGCCTTCGAACCCCTGGAGGGCCTCAGGGCTCTCCCCAAGTGCCATGCCGGAACCATCGCCCTTGTGAACAAAACCCCCATCGTTCCCTTCACCGTGGCCGTCGGCCAAGGGATTTATCCACCCGTGGAAGAGATCGTCCAATCCATCGCACGGGTCCTGGAGCGGGTGGTGACTTTGGACGCCACCGCCATGGCCCGGGAGGCGGGAAACGAGAAGGCCACCAATATCGTGATGATCGGGGTGCTGGCCGGCTTGGCCCTGCTGCCCGTTTCCCGGGACAGCTGGATCCGGGCGATCAAGAGCGTCCTTCCTTCGAGACTCCATGATTTGAACCTCAAGGCCTTCGAACAGGGTTTTCGCGAAGGGACGGCGGCGGCAAAGGCTGCCTGA
- a CDS encoding flavodoxin family protein, whose translation MDVLGIYGSPRKGGNTDTMLDAFLEGAVAGGARPIRVYVRRLRMQGCIGCGGCEATGECVVEDAMTDVYPLLEATPRIVVASPIYFYGVTGQLKLLIDRSQACYMRRELEKREERPSRRSARKGFLLSAGATRGKRLFDCAALTLHYFFDALDMDYAGELCFRQIEHKGDIQNHPAALDECRQAGRNFVDTG comes from the coding sequence ATGGACGTTCTCGGAATTTACGGGTCACCTCGAAAAGGGGGGAACACAGACACCATGCTGGACGCGTTTCTCGAAGGAGCGGTAGCCGGGGGGGCTCGACCGATCCGGGTCTACGTGCGCCGGCTCAGGATGCAGGGCTGCATCGGCTGCGGCGGCTGCGAAGCAACGGGCGAATGCGTGGTGGAAGACGCCATGACCGACGTCTACCCCCTCCTTGAAGCCACCCCCCGGATCGTCGTCGCCTCCCCCATCTACTTTTACGGCGTCACGGGACAGCTGAAGCTCCTTATCGACCGTTCCCAGGCCTGTTACATGCGCCGTGAACTGGAAAAGCGCGAAGAACGGCCGTCGCGGCGCTCCGCACGAAAGGGGTTTCTCCTGAGCGCCGGAGCCACCCGCGGTAAGCGCCTCTTCGACTGCGCCGCCCTGACCCTTCACTATTTCTTCGACGCCCTGGACATGGATTACGCAGGGGAGCTCTGCTTTCGACAGATCGAACACAAGGGCGACATCCAAAATCACCCCGCCGCTTTGGATGAATGCCGCCAGGCCGGCCGGAATTTCGTCGATACCGGTTGA
- the pgeF gene encoding peptidoglycan editing factor PgeF — translation MPIPSELTPITYRLLEALDGLTHGVFTRHGGVSLPPYDTLNTAWTNGDRPEHVNENLLRVKRFLGFDHLVSSPQVHGTEIQVVDESVLETRDPGRPFVPAPPGDALVTRLPGVGLMIKIADCQAVFLVDPEKRVAANVHCGWRGSVKEILPKTVRFLKERFGCDPRRMVAAVSPSLGPCCAEFVNHRRELPPSFLPFRTAPNFFDFWAISRRQLMDAGLLPQRIEIAGRCTVCEAQDFFSYRRERITGRMAAVVGWRRKN, via the coding sequence ATGCCGATTCCCTCAGAACTCACACCCATCACCTACCGCCTGCTCGAAGCACTCGACGGTCTGACCCACGGGGTCTTCACCCGCCACGGCGGTGTGAGTCTTCCGCCGTACGACACATTGAACACAGCCTGGACCAACGGCGACCGCCCCGAGCACGTGAATGAAAATCTGCTCCGTGTCAAGAGGTTCCTGGGTTTCGATCACCTGGTTTCGTCTCCGCAGGTCCATGGAACGGAGATCCAGGTCGTGGACGAAAGCGTCTTGGAAACCCGAGATCCGGGGCGCCCTTTCGTACCGGCTCCGCCCGGGGACGCCCTGGTTACGCGCCTTCCGGGCGTCGGCCTCATGATCAAGATCGCCGATTGCCAAGCGGTTTTCCTCGTGGACCCGGAGAAGCGGGTCGCGGCCAACGTCCACTGCGGCTGGCGCGGAAGCGTCAAGGAGATCCTCCCCAAAACCGTCCGTTTCCTCAAAGAAAGATTCGGATGCGACCCGCGGCGCATGGTCGCCGCCGTCAGCCCGTCGCTGGGCCCATGCTGCGCCGAATTCGTCAACCATCGAAGAGAACTGCCCCCATCGTTCCTACCATTCCGAACCGCCCCGAATTTCTTTGACTTTTGGGCCATCAGCCGCCGCCAACTGATGGACGCGGGGCTGCTCCCCCAGAGGATCGAAATCGCCGGCCGATGCACCGTCTGCGAGGCGCAGGATTTTTTCAGCTACCGCAGGGAGCGCATCACCGGCCGCATGGCCGCCGTCGTGGGCTGGCGCCGCAAAAACTGA
- a CDS encoding dihydroorotate dehydrogenase — protein MEQDAAAAGHATDLRVRLGPLTLANPVMVASGTFGYGEEYADFVDLTRLGAVVVKGISLEPRAGNPPPRIVETPSGMINAIGLENVGIDKFLEEKLPALQSRRVPVIVNILGNTADQYVELASRLDGIAGIAALELNISCPNVKEGGMAFGADPAMAGHLVEKVRRATRLPLITKLTPNVTSIAAVAKAVEAAGTDIVSCINTVSALAVDAFSRRPKLANLVGGLSGPAIKPIALRCVYETVQSVRCPVIGIGGIASAVDAMEFLLVGARAIQVGTANFVRPTATMEILEGIERVLRFLGLSRIEDYIGTLDAECRFPFAEEACRF, from the coding sequence ATGGAACAAGATGCAGCCGCCGCCGGTCACGCCACCGACCTTCGTGTGCGTCTAGGACCGTTGACCCTGGCCAATCCCGTGATGGTGGCTTCCGGCACCTTCGGCTACGGGGAAGAATACGCCGATTTCGTCGATCTCACCAGGCTTGGGGCCGTGGTGGTCAAGGGGATTTCGCTGGAGCCGCGTGCGGGCAACCCGCCGCCCCGGATCGTCGAAACCCCGTCGGGAATGATCAACGCCATCGGACTGGAAAACGTGGGTATTGATAAATTTCTGGAAGAAAAGCTCCCCGCCCTTCAGTCGCGCCGGGTGCCCGTGATCGTGAACATCTTGGGAAACACGGCGGATCAATACGTTGAGCTGGCCTCCCGACTGGACGGCATCGCCGGGATCGCCGCCCTGGAACTGAACATCAGCTGCCCCAACGTCAAGGAAGGCGGCATGGCCTTCGGAGCCGACCCGGCCATGGCGGGGCACCTCGTGGAAAAAGTGAGGCGGGCGACGCGGCTCCCGCTGATCACCAAGCTCACCCCCAACGTCACGTCCATCGCCGCCGTGGCAAAGGCCGTGGAAGCCGCCGGAACCGACATCGTTTCCTGCATCAACACCGTATCGGCGCTCGCCGTGGACGCGTTTTCGCGCCGCCCCAAGCTGGCGAACCTGGTGGGGGGCCTTTCCGGACCCGCCATCAAGCCCATCGCTCTCCGGTGTGTCTACGAAACGGTTCAGAGCGTCCGCTGCCCGGTTATCGGGATCGGCGGCATTGCGAGCGCCGTGGACGCCATGGAATTTCTGCTGGTGGGCGCCCGTGCGATCCAGGTGGGGACCGCCAACTTCGTCCGCCCTACGGCCACCATGGAAATCCTCGAAGGCATCGAACGCGTTCTCCGCTTCTTGGGACTCTCCCGCATCGAAGACTACATCGGGACACTCGACGCCGAATGCCGCTTTCCCTTTGCCGAAGAAGCGTGCCGGTTCTGA